A single region of the Jaculus jaculus isolate mJacJac1 chromosome 15, mJacJac1.mat.Y.cur, whole genome shotgun sequence genome encodes:
- the Dapk3 gene encoding death-associated protein kinase 3, producing the protein MSTFRQEDVEDHYEMGEELGSGQFAIVRKCRQKGTGKEYAAKFIKKRRLSSSRRGVSREEIEREVSILREIRHPNIITLHDVFENKTDVVLILELVSGGELFDFLAEKESLTEDEATQFLKQILDGVNYLHTKRIAHFDLKPENIMLLDKNVPNPRIKLIDFGIAHKIEAGNEFKNIFGTPEFVAPEIVNYEPLGLEADMWSIGVITYILLSGASPFLGETKQETLTNISAVNYDFDEEYFSSTSELAKDFIRRLLVKDPKRRMTIAQSLEHSWIKAIRRRNVRSEEAGRRPERRRLKTTRLKEYTIKSHSSMPPNNTYVNFERFSKVLEEVAAAEEALRELERGRRLCRADLAALAAAWAEREARLREDGARLGLDLRRLRHELLRAEALRRQAQDDARGALLGAGGLKRRFGRLENRYEALAEQVASEVRFVRELVRGLEREKPQGGECGLR; encoded by the exons TGGCCAGTTCGCCATTGTGCGCAAATGCCGTCAGAAGGGCACCGGGAAGGAGTACGCGGCCAAGTTCATCAAGAAGCGCCGCCTGTCGTCCAGCCGGCGGGGGGTGAGCCGCGAGGAGATCGAGCGCGAGGTGAGCATCCTGCGGGAGATCCGGCACCCCAACATCATCACGCTGCACGACGTCTTTGAGAACAAGACTGACGTGGTGCTCATCCTGGAGCTGGTTTCCGGCGGGGAGCTCTTTGACTTCCTGGCCGAGAAGGAGTCGCTGACAGAGGACGAGGCCACCCAGTTCCTCAAGCAGATCCTGGACGGCGTCAACTACCTGCACACCAAGCGCATCGCCCACTTCGACCTCAAG CCCGAGAACATCATGCTACTGGACAAGAACGTGCCCAACCCACGCATCAAACTCATCGACTTTGGCATTGCTCACAAGATCGAGGCAGGCAACGAGTTCAAGAACATCTTCGGCACCCCGGAATTTGTAG CCCCTGAGATCGTCAACTATGAGCCACTGGGCCTGGAGGCTGACATGTG GAGTATTGGTGTCATCACCTACATCCT GCTCAGCGGCGCATCCCCGTTCTTGGGCGAGACCAAGCAGGAGACGCTGACCAACATCTCAGCTGTGAACTACGACTTTGACGAGGAGTACTTCAGCAGCACCAGTGAGCTGGCCAAGGACTTCATCCGGCGGCTGCTCGTCAAAGACCCCAA GAGGAGAATGACCATCGCCCAAAGTCTGGAGCATTCTTGGATCAAG GCCATCCGGCGGCGGAACGTGCGCAGCGAGGAGGCGGGCCGGCGGCCGGAGCGGCGGCGGCTGAAGACCACGCGGCTGAAGGAGTACACCATCAAGTCGCACTCCAGCATGCCGCCCAACAACACGTACGTGAACTTCGAGCGCTTCTCCAAGGTGCTGGAGGAGGTGGCGGCGGCCGAGGAGGCGCTGCGCGAGCTGGAGCGCGGCCGGCGGCTGTGCCGGGCCGACCTGGCGGCGCTGGCGGCCGCGTGGGCCGAGCGGGAGGCGCGCCTGCGCGAGGACGGCGCGCGCCTGGGCCTCGACCTGCGGCGCCTGCGCCACGAGCTGCTGCGCGCCGAGGCCCTGCGGCGCCAGGCCCAGGACGACGCCCGCGGCGCGCTGCTCGGCGCCGGCGGCCTCAAGCGCCGTTTCGGCCGCCTGGAGAACCGCTACGAGGCGCTGGCCGAGCAGGTGGCGTCCGAGGTGCGCTTCGTGCGCGAGCTGGTGCGCGGCCTGGAGCGGGAGAAGCCGCAGGGCGGCGAGTGCGGCCTCCGCTAG
- the Nmrk2 gene encoding nicotinamide riboside kinase 2, whose protein sequence is MKIIVGIGGMTNGGKTTLTNSLQKALPNCCIIHQDDFFKPQNQIAIGEDGFKQWDVLESLDMEAMVSTVQAWIRDPQKFARAHGVSVQPDTTDTHVLLLEGFLLYSYKPLVDLYSRRYFLTVPYEECKRRRSNRSYMVPDPPGLFDGHVWPMYQKYKQEMEEDGVEVVHLDGMKSRDELFHQVLEDIRNTLLNSS, encoded by the exons ATGAAAATCATCGTGGGCATTGGAGG CATGACCAATGGTGGCAAGACCACCCTGACCAACAGCCTCCAGAAAGCCCTTCCCAACTGCTGCATCATTCACCAGGACGACTTCTTCAAG CCCCAGAACCAGATCGCTATCGGAGAGGATGGCTTCAAACAGTGGGATG tgctggaatcCCTGGACATGGAAGCCATGGTCAGCACTGTACAAGCCTGGATAAGAGACCCCCAGAAGTTTGCCCGCGCACATGGGGTCAGCGTCCAACCAGACACCACGGACACCCACGTCCTTCTCCTGGAAGGGTTCCTGTTGTATAGCTACAA GCCCCTGGTGGATTTGTACAGCCGCAGGTACTTTCTGACAGTTCCCTACGAAGAATGCAAACGGAGGAGAAG TAACCGCAGCTACATGGTCCCTGATCCCCCCGGCCTCTTCGATGGCCATGTGTGGCCCATGTACCAGAAGTATAAACAGGAGATGGAAGAGGATGGTGTGGAAGTGG TGCATTTAGACGGCATGAAGTCCCGGGATGAGCTCTTCCATCAGGTGCTGGAAGACATTCGGAACACCTTACTGAACAGCTCTTAG